The DNA region GGCGGCTGCCTATGCGCTATTTCTCATTCGAGTGACCGGATTACGATATTCCTGGATTTGTATATCTCTCGCTTTGATTCTCATGAGCGTCCGACGAATCGTTTCGCTTTCGAGCGGGCTTTTAGGGGTCGCTACGATGGGGGAACCCCTATATGAAGCAATTGGGCTTTTGCTTTCAATGCTCGTTTTTTTGGGAATTGTGGGGATTCGTTCTATCCTTGTCGAGTGGAGAAAGAATCAGACCAAGGTGGAGGCGCTCCTTCAGGAAAAAGAGATGATACTGAGAGAGGTGCACCATAGGATCAAAAATAATATGTCCACGATACTCAGCTTTCTTTCGCTTCAAGCCGAAACACTGGGTTCGTCACCGGCAAGAGCCTCAATTGAGGAGGCGGAAAATCGTGTTCGAAGCATGATGATTTTGTACGATAAACTGTACAGGGGCGAGAATGTCGATGCTTGTCCCATCGATCATTATCTTCCCTTGCTAATCGATCAGATTCTTGCAACCTTTCCAGATAGTGAGTCGGTCGAGGTTGAGAAGAGTATCGGAAATTTTGAGCTGGATGCAAAACGTCTTTCCTTGGTTGGGATTATCGTCAACGAACTTTTGACGAACAGCATGAAATACGCTTTTTCCGATGCAACACGTGGACATATTCGTGTGCGTGCAGAGCTGGAATCCGGACAGGTCCTGATTCGCTTTGAAGACAACGGAACGGGAATCCCTGCTCATGTCGATTTTGATGGTACCTCGGATTTAGGCCTCCGAATGATTAAGGCGCTTACCACTCAGCTTGAGGGTACCGTTCAACTGGAACGGGAAGAGGGAACCTGTATTTCAATATCCTTCCCGTTCCAATAGATCTTTTCAAATGGAAAAACGCTTCAGGTTATCTTCGATCCTATTTACGGCCTCGACCGATTCTGAAAAGAGATCCTGTAATGTAACCATCGAGCCGGTAACCTCCTGAACACCCGCGCTAATCTCCCTGATTCCCAGAAGGATCTCTCTGCTTACCCCCTGTAGGCCATTCATCGATTCTGCAATTTCACCTGCACCGTTATTGATTTCCGAAGAGGCTGACTTGATGGATTCTGTTATTTCCGTAAGCTCATTTATCGCAATATTGATTTCATCCGCCCCGGTATTGATTTCTCCCATGGTAGAGGAGACTTCCTGAAAGGAACTGGCTAGATTGGTAACTCCCAAACGGAGCCGGGCAAAGGAGGACTTGTTTTCCTGCGCCGATTCCTGGGCCTCTTGTATGATCGCATTTACTTTCCCTAATGTTTCGGCAATTTGTTTGGAATTAGATGAAGTTTCTTCTGCAAGTTTTCTGATCTCATCGGCCACAACGGAAAATCCCTTTCCCGCTTCTCCCGCATGAGCAGCCTCAATAGCAGCGTTCATGGCCAGAAGATTGGTCTGCGTGGAAATATTGTTGATGACACCGATTACTTCGAGCATTTGTGTTGAGAGGGCGGCAACATTATCAATAACCATACCAGTTGATTCGATGTTATTGTCGGTTTGTTCAATAACGGAGATCAGTTCGGGAATTTCCTGTTGCCGATTTTGTGATATTCGGGCAACATTTGCTATGGATGCGGCCATCTCCTCAACGGCGGCCGACGATTGGATGACGGCACCGGCCTGTTGTTCGACCTGGTTGGTCATATCTTGAATATTGGTTCTAATCTGTTCGACGGCGCTACTCGATTCTGAAACCAGCCCGTTTTGCCGTTCTATATGGTGTCCGATTGATTCGGTGTTGGCACGTATTTCCGTAACCGATGCCGATACTTCGTCGGTGGAGGTTCTGAGCGTGGTGTTTACCGCGGAACTGGTATCTGCAGATTCCTTAACGCTGACGATGAGAGATCTGACGGTTGCGAATCCTTCATTGAAATGACGTACCAGTTGACCGAACTCATCCTTTCGGCGGAACTCGGTTTCCAAAGTGAAGGAACCGATGGAAAGATTCTGGGCATACTGCATGACCTGTAGGAGACCCACGTGAATGGTTCTAATTGATAGGAATGCGACTAACGCGCTTATCAATATGATGGCTGCCATCAATAGAAGGGTGAGACGATTAACAAGGCCATTATTGGCTTCGATTGCGACAACGGCTTGATCTAGGCCCGCCGTATGGTCGTCCACCAGATCCCGCATGGTGCGGGAAAGACGTTCGGCCACCGGGTCGAATTCGCCCATCATCGGATTTCCTTTGGAGGGCCCCCCGTTGATGTAGGCATTCGCCATTGCTTTGCCTGTATCGTAAAATGCATCAAGGTCTTGTTTAAAGATGCGGAGGGTTTCGACTGCGGAGTTTTCTTCTTTGGATGCATAGGCTTTGATAAACGTATCGATCCTCTTCTGTGCATCGTTATAGTAGGATTCCGCTTCGTCAAAACCGTCATCATAACCAGGAGCGGCCCTTGTTGCCGATATATCTGTAAGCCATTGTTGAATTTGTATTACGTCTTTCTCAATCGTCAGGAAGCTGAGTGTTTCGGGTAGAATTTCATTTTTTAGATTATGAATTTTCTGACTGTTCATCTGATTACCGCGAAACGTAATGATTTCTATGCCGGCAAACATGAGAATAAGAAGTAAAAAACTTCCAAGCAATTTCCATTTTATCGACTGGATCGAACTATTCATGGCATCTCCTATTACAATTATCTTATTGGAAATAGTGGCGATATTCCATGAAAACTTTTATCTTATCATATAGCTAAGGAGTATTTTTTGAAATACCTAAGAAAGACCAGAATTGTGGCGACGATAGGGCCTGCCTGTGATGATCTTGCAGTACAGAAAGAACTTCTTAAAACAGGAGTAAATGTTGCCAGGTTCAATTTTTCTCATGGTAATCACGAGGAGCAAGCCAAGCGGATAGCCTCGA from Sediminispirochaeta bajacaliforniensis DSM 16054 includes:
- a CDS encoding sensor histidine kinase — its product is MADNTVVILWFSIVFQLMAAAYALFLIRVTGLRYSWICISLALILMSVRRIVSLSSGLLGVATMGEPLYEAIGLLLSMLVFLGIVGIRSILVEWRKNQTKVEALLQEKEMILREVHHRIKNNMSTILSFLSLQAETLGSSPARASIEEAENRVRSMMILYDKLYRGENVDACPIDHYLPLLIDQILATFPDSESVEVEKSIGNFELDAKRLSLVGIIVNELLTNSMKYAFSDATRGHIRVRAELESGQVLIRFEDNGTGIPAHVDFDGTSDLGLRMIKALTTQLEGTVQLEREEGTCISISFPFQ
- a CDS encoding methyl-accepting chemotaxis protein, whose translation is MNSSIQSIKWKLLGSFLLLILMFAGIEIITFRGNQMNSQKIHNLKNEILPETLSFLTIEKDVIQIQQWLTDISATRAAPGYDDGFDEAESYYNDAQKRIDTFIKAYASKEENSAVETLRIFKQDLDAFYDTGKAMANAYINGGPSKGNPMMGEFDPVAERLSRTMRDLVDDHTAGLDQAVVAIEANNGLVNRLTLLLMAAIILISALVAFLSIRTIHVGLLQVMQYAQNLSIGSFTLETEFRRKDEFGQLVRHFNEGFATVRSLIVSVKESADTSSAVNTTLRTSTDEVSASVTEIRANTESIGHHIERQNGLVSESSSAVEQIRTNIQDMTNQVEQQAGAVIQSSAAVEEMAASIANVARISQNRQQEIPELISVIEQTDNNIESTGMVIDNVAALSTQMLEVIGVINNISTQTNLLAMNAAIEAAHAGEAGKGFSVVADEIRKLAEETSSNSKQIAETLGKVNAIIQEAQESAQENKSSFARLRLGVTNLASSFQEVSSTMGEINTGADEINIAINELTEITESIKSASSEINNGAGEIAESMNGLQGVSREILLGIREISAGVQEVTGSMVTLQDLFSESVEAVNRIEDNLKRFSI